In Drosophila bipectinata strain 14024-0381.07 chromosome 2R, DbipHiC1v2, whole genome shotgun sequence, one genomic interval encodes:
- the Obp56g gene encoding general odorant-binding protein 56h isoform X1 → MRSVFALTLLLSCLAGILAQQHAMTKEIVEGCMKENGVSAQDLSDLQTGKVKPENAKDTMKCATQCVLVKSGFMDASGKLLTDNIKKVYSGSPLQAQVDKDVDKCSQIKGANACDTAYQMLTCFHGEIKKA, encoded by the exons ATGAGGAGTGTTTTCGCATTGACTTTGCTGCTTAGCTGCCTAGCTGGCATATTGGCT CAGCAACATGCTATGACTAAGGAAATTGTGGAAGGCTGCATGAAGGAGAACGGTGTTTCGGCGCAGGATCTATCGGATCTGCAAACGGGCAAGGTGAAGCCAGAGAACGCCAAGGACACGATGAAGTGTGCCACACAATGTGTCCTGGTCAAGAGCGGTTTCATGGACGCCTCCGGAAAGCTGCTCACGGACAACATCAAGAAGGTGTACAGTGGCTCACCGCTGCAGGCTCAGGTGGACAAGGATGTGGACAAGTGCAGCCAGATTAAAGGAGCCAATGCCTGTGACACGGCCTACCAAATGCTAACCTGTTTCCATGGGGAAATTAAGAAGGCCTAA
- the Obp56g gene encoding general odorant-binding protein 56h isoform X2, protein MRSVFALTLLLSCLAGILAQHAMTKEIVEGCMKENGVSAQDLSDLQTGKVKPENAKDTMKCATQCVLVKSGFMDASGKLLTDNIKKVYSGSPLQAQVDKDVDKCSQIKGANACDTAYQMLTCFHGEIKKA, encoded by the exons ATGAGGAGTGTTTTCGCATTGACTTTGCTGCTTAGCTGCCTAGCTGGCATATTGGCT CAACATGCTATGACTAAGGAAATTGTGGAAGGCTGCATGAAGGAGAACGGTGTTTCGGCGCAGGATCTATCGGATCTGCAAACGGGCAAGGTGAAGCCAGAGAACGCCAAGGACACGATGAAGTGTGCCACACAATGTGTCCTGGTCAAGAGCGGTTTCATGGACGCCTCCGGAAAGCTGCTCACGGACAACATCAAGAAGGTGTACAGTGGCTCACCGCTGCAGGCTCAGGTGGACAAGGATGTGGACAAGTGCAGCCAGATTAAAGGAGCCAATGCCTGTGACACGGCCTACCAAATGCTAACCTGTTTCCATGGGGAAATTAAGAAGGCCTAA